Proteins encoded by one window of Bradyrhizobium sp. B097:
- a CDS encoding amidase, whose translation MSDDLCMLPAVELRARIARKEVSPVELTAAVLARAERLQPELNCFITLCADEAMVQAKAAERQVMAGEPLGLLHGIPFTVKDIVSTKGVRTTFGAVPYRNNVPDHDAVAVARLRAQGGILIGKTTTPEFGSKCLTDSPLFGRTRNAWSAERTSGGSSGGAAVAVASGIAPLAVATDGGGSTRIPAACNGVVGIKQSNGVIPHSQVQDAFGNQTYVTPTTRTVADTALMMQAMAGEDPSDPWSIGVPVPDYLDRAAPRGDLRGRRVLFCLSPPGRPVSADVAADFKAGLDRLAGLGAELEEFSGDGFDIEPIWRAINHTVWRTRFGKLAADHPDDLSPTFLKQLALAAKVSGVEYQQAMFDRTALFRRVQALLERGDILAMPTLTRTALPIDQDLFGTIDIDGQSFDSVRPHWFPWTMLFNMTGHPAISIPSGFGRDDLPIGLHLVGRFRADAELLRVAALFEEASDLLGRRPALKS comes from the coding sequence ATGAGCGATGATCTCTGTATGCTGCCTGCCGTTGAGCTTCGTGCGCGCATCGCCCGCAAGGAGGTCTCTCCCGTCGAGCTCACCGCCGCGGTACTCGCCCGCGCCGAGCGGCTGCAACCCGAATTGAACTGCTTCATTACGCTGTGCGCCGACGAGGCGATGGTGCAGGCGAAGGCCGCGGAGCGGCAGGTCATGGCCGGCGAGCCGCTCGGGCTGCTGCACGGCATTCCCTTCACCGTGAAGGACATCGTCAGCACCAAAGGCGTGCGCACGACCTTCGGCGCGGTGCCGTACCGGAACAACGTGCCCGACCATGATGCCGTGGCGGTGGCCCGGCTCCGTGCGCAGGGCGGAATATTGATCGGCAAGACCACGACGCCGGAGTTCGGCAGCAAGTGCCTGACCGACTCGCCGCTGTTCGGCCGCACCCGCAATGCGTGGAGTGCGGAACGGACGAGCGGCGGTTCCAGCGGCGGCGCGGCGGTCGCGGTCGCGAGCGGCATCGCGCCGCTGGCGGTTGCGACCGACGGTGGCGGCTCGACCCGGATTCCCGCCGCGTGCAACGGCGTAGTAGGGATCAAGCAGAGCAACGGCGTGATCCCGCACAGCCAGGTGCAGGACGCCTTCGGCAACCAGACCTATGTCACGCCGACCACGCGCACCGTCGCCGACACCGCGCTGATGATGCAGGCGATGGCCGGCGAGGATCCGTCCGATCCCTGGTCGATTGGCGTGCCGGTGCCTGATTATCTCGATCGCGCGGCGCCGCGTGGCGATCTCCGGGGCAGGCGGGTGCTGTTCTGCCTGTCGCCGCCGGGTCGTCCGGTGAGCGCGGATGTCGCCGCTGACTTCAAGGCGGGCCTCGACCGGCTGGCCGGCCTCGGCGCGGAACTCGAGGAGTTTTCCGGCGACGGCTTCGACATCGAACCGATCTGGCGCGCTATCAATCACACCGTCTGGCGCACCCGCTTCGGGAAGCTCGCGGCCGATCATCCCGATGACCTCAGCCCCACCTTCCTGAAGCAGCTCGCGCTCGCCGCAAAGGTCAGCGGCGTCGAGTACCAGCAGGCGATGTTCGACCGCACCGCGCTGTTCCGCCGCGTGCAGGCGCTGCTCGAGCGCGGCGACATCCTGGCGATGCCGACGCTGACCCGTACGGCGCTGCCGATCGATCAGGATCTGTTCGGCACCATCGACATCGACGGCCAGAGCTTCGACAGCGTGCGGCCGCACTGGTTTCCCTGGACCATGCTGTTCAACATGACCGGGCATCCCGCGATCAGCATTCCCTCCGGCTTCGGCCGCGACGACCTGCCGATCGGCCTGCATCTGGTCGGCCGCTTTAGGGCCGACGCGGAACTGCTGCGCGTCGCGGCGCTGTTCGAAGAGGCGAGCGATCTGCTTGGCCGCAGACCGGCGCTGAAATCATGA
- a CDS encoding ABC transporter permease — protein MSVFFLRRILTLVATLFAASLIIFLVLDALPGNAAQMLMGADASPDAVRALTVKLGLDQPLTVRYLLWIKGMAVGDLGNSYVYGTPVAGLIAERLVLTIPLAIMSMLITVVLALSAGIYTAANHNKIGDVGVMSLTQIGIALPNFWFAILLILLFSVKLQLLSAGGFAGWDDGIWLGIRSLLLPAISLAVVQAAILARVTRSAVLEVLREDFVRTARAKGLGKREVLWRHVLRNAMIPVMTVMGLQFANLLAGTIVIENVFYLPGLGRLIFQSIANRDLIVVRNCVMLLAAMVVTVNFVVDVLYAFIDPRIKVANL, from the coding sequence ATGAGCGTATTCTTCCTGCGGCGGATCCTGACCCTGGTGGCGACACTGTTCGCGGCCTCGCTGATCATTTTCCTGGTGCTCGACGCGTTGCCCGGCAATGCCGCGCAGATGCTGATGGGCGCCGACGCCTCGCCCGATGCGGTGCGCGCGCTCACCGTCAAGCTCGGGCTCGACCAGCCGCTCACGGTTCGCTATCTGCTCTGGATCAAGGGCATGGCGGTCGGCGATCTCGGCAACAGCTATGTCTATGGCACGCCGGTGGCCGGCCTGATCGCGGAGCGGCTGGTGCTGACGATCCCGCTCGCGATCATGTCGATGCTGATCACGGTGGTGCTGGCGCTGTCCGCCGGCATCTACACCGCGGCCAACCACAACAAGATCGGCGATGTCGGCGTGATGTCGCTGACCCAGATCGGCATCGCGCTGCCGAATTTCTGGTTCGCGATCCTCTTGATCCTGCTGTTCTCGGTGAAGCTGCAATTGCTGTCCGCCGGCGGATTTGCCGGCTGGGACGACGGCATCTGGCTCGGGATCCGCTCACTGCTGCTGCCCGCGATCTCGCTTGCCGTGGTGCAGGCCGCGATCCTGGCCCGCGTCACCCGTTCGGCGGTGCTGGAGGTGCTGCGCGAGGACTTCGTCCGCACCGCGCGCGCCAAGGGGCTCGGCAAGCGCGAGGTCTTGTGGCGCCATGTGCTGCGCAACGCCATGATCCCGGTCATGACTGTCATGGGCCTGCAATTCGCCAACCTGCTGGCCGGTACCATCGTGATCGAGAACGTGTTCTATCTGCCGGGCCTCGGCCGGCTGATCTTCCAGTCGATCGCCAACCGCGACCTGATCGTGGTGCGCAACTGCGTGATGCTGCTCGCCGCGATGGTCGTGACAGTCAATTTCGTGGTCGATGTGCTCTATGCCTTCATCGATCCGCGCATCAAGGTCGCCAACCTGTGA
- a CDS encoding ABC transporter permease, whose amino-acid sequence MPVTGFWRRALRHRSFVLGAVLSLVVLGAALLSLVWTPWSAYDIDVASKLHPPSAAHWLGTDVLGRDIVSLLLVGARSTIMVGVIAVGIGLTFGVGLGLIAAARKGWTEELIMRMSDFTFAFPAVLSAIMLAAVAGPGMVTSITAIGIFQIPTFVRVTRGSANAIWAREFVLAARAAGKGSFRITVEHVLPNILSILIVQATIQFALAILAEAALSYLGLGTQPPQPSWGRMLNDAQTLLFQSPMLAVYPGVAIAIAVLGLNLLGDGLRDLLDPRLARER is encoded by the coding sequence ATGCCTGTGACCGGCTTCTGGCGCCGTGCGCTGCGCCATCGCAGCTTCGTGCTCGGTGCGGTGCTCAGCTTGGTCGTGCTCGGCGCGGCGCTGCTGTCGCTGGTCTGGACGCCGTGGTCGGCCTACGACATCGACGTCGCCTCGAAGCTGCACCCGCCGTCGGCGGCGCACTGGCTCGGCACCGACGTGCTCGGTCGCGACATCGTCTCGCTGCTGCTGGTCGGGGCGCGCTCCACCATCATGGTCGGCGTCATCGCGGTCGGCATCGGCCTGACCTTCGGCGTTGGCCTCGGCCTGATTGCAGCGGCCCGCAAGGGCTGGACCGAGGAGCTCATCATGCGGATGAGCGACTTCACCTTCGCTTTCCCGGCGGTGCTGTCGGCCATCATGCTCGCCGCGGTCGCGGGTCCGGGCATGGTAACGTCGATCACCGCGATCGGCATCTTCCAGATCCCGACCTTCGTCCGCGTCACCCGCGGCTCGGCCAATGCGATCTGGGCCCGCGAATTCGTGCTGGCCGCGCGCGCCGCGGGCAAGGGCTCATTCCGCATCACCGTCGAACACGTGCTGCCGAACATCCTGTCGATCCTGATCGTGCAGGCGACGATCCAGTTTGCGCTGGCGATCCTCGCCGAGGCCGCGTTGTCCTATCTCGGGCTCGGTACCCAGCCGCCGCAGCCGTCCTGGGGCCGCATGCTCAACGACGCGCAGACCCTGCTGTTCCAGTCGCCGATGCTCGCGGTCTACCCTGGTGTTGCGATCGCGATCGCGGTGCTCGGGCTCAACCTGCTCGGTGACGGCTTGCGCGATCTGCTCGATCCCCGTCTGGCACGGGAGCGTTGA
- a CDS encoding ABC transporter ATP-binding protein — protein MADTGTPLIEVKDLGVRLNTSRGPAQAVRGVSFALRRGETLGLVGESGCGKSVTALALMGLLPDSAVISGSIRLEGAELVGLPDAAYCKLRGNRISMIFQEPMTALNPMHTIGHQVAEPLRRHTGISATEARLEAIALLDRVGLPDAAKRVDAYPHQFSGGQRQRITIAMALACQPDVLIADEPTTALDVTIQGQILDLIADLVAERGMSMILISHDLGVIAENVERMMVMYGGTVVESGATDAVFTRMGHPYTQGLFRARPRLGARKGTRLATIAGTVPELADLPAGCTFADRCAIVEARCRAALPAVVDVGAAHGVRCIRTDVSMAAGGVGA, from the coding sequence ATGGCTGACACAGGTACACCACTGATCGAGGTGAAGGACCTGGGCGTCCGGCTCAACACCAGCCGCGGCCCGGCGCAGGCCGTCCGCGGCGTCAGCTTCGCGCTTCGCCGCGGCGAGACGCTCGGGCTGGTCGGCGAATCCGGTTGCGGCAAGTCGGTCACCGCGCTGGCGCTGATGGGGCTGCTGCCGGACAGCGCCGTGATCAGCGGCAGCATTCGGCTCGAAGGCGCAGAGCTCGTCGGCCTGCCTGATGCGGCCTATTGCAAGCTGCGCGGCAACCGCATCAGCATGATCTTCCAGGAGCCGATGACCGCGCTCAATCCGATGCACACGATTGGGCACCAGGTCGCCGAGCCGCTGCGGCGTCATACCGGTATCTCGGCAACAGAGGCGCGGCTGGAAGCCATTGCCTTGCTCGATCGCGTCGGGTTGCCCGATGCGGCGAAGCGCGTCGATGCTTATCCGCATCAGTTTTCCGGCGGCCAGCGCCAGCGCATCACGATCGCGATGGCGCTGGCCTGCCAGCCCGACGTGCTGATCGCCGACGAGCCGACCACGGCGCTCGACGTCACGATCCAGGGCCAGATCCTCGATCTGATCGCCGATCTCGTCGCGGAGCGCGGCATGTCGATGATCCTGATCTCGCACGATCTCGGCGTGATCGCCGAGAACGTCGAGCGCATGATGGTGATGTATGGCGGCACCGTCGTCGAAAGCGGCGCGACCGATGCCGTGTTCACGCGGATGGGCCATCCTTATACGCAGGGCCTGTTCCGCGCCCGCCCACGGCTCGGCGCGCGCAAGGGGACGCGGCTCGCGACCATCGCCGGCACTGTGCCGGAGCTGGCCGACTTGCCCGCGGGATGCACCTTCGCCGATCGCTGCGCGATCGTCGAGGCGCGCTGCCGCGCGGCGCTGCCGGCTGTCGTCGATGTCGGCGCGGCGCATGGCGTGCGTTGCATCAGGACCGACGTCTCGATGGCGGCCGGGGGCGTTGGCGCATGA